The Aureimonas mangrovi genome includes a region encoding these proteins:
- a CDS encoding NADH:flavin oxidoreductase/NADH oxidase, translating to MSTATAPHRASRTAAEGRPLLFSPYRLAGVTFPNRLVVAPMQMYVADQDGKLNDWHFQHLARFATGGFGTVMTEALMVEARGRNTYGDCGIWEDGHVAPLRRLVDFLHGQGTLAAAQLHHAGPKASRQRPWEGRGPLGAVESARGEAAWQPIAASSGKTLDNWHEPRAATLEDIREIVAAYGQGARRADEAGFDVLDIHAAHGYLIHSFLSPVNNDRTDAYGDSLEGRMRLALEIAEELRRFWPKDKPLIFRISCVDWRPDLDERKDGWSLEDSIVLAKALKARGVDMIDCSSGGIRSASSGTDFLLKRQPLRKGHQTPYAERIRREADIATMAVGVIVDGPQAEAILQARKSDLIAIGREALVDPHWALNAARALGIDDPWSMWPPSYGWWLKMREEIGIAD from the coding sequence ATGAGCACCGCTACCGCACCGCACCGCGCGAGCCGCACGGCCGCGGAGGGCCGGCCACTTCTCTTCTCGCCCTACCGCCTGGCGGGCGTGACGTTCCCCAATCGGCTCGTCGTCGCACCGATGCAGATGTATGTCGCCGACCAGGACGGCAAGCTGAACGACTGGCACTTCCAGCATCTCGCCCGCTTCGCGACAGGCGGCTTCGGCACGGTGATGACCGAAGCACTGATGGTGGAGGCGCGCGGTCGCAACACCTACGGGGACTGCGGCATCTGGGAGGACGGACATGTCGCTCCCCTAAGGCGGCTCGTCGACTTCCTGCACGGTCAGGGGACGCTCGCAGCGGCTCAGTTGCACCATGCCGGACCGAAGGCGTCCCGTCAGAGACCTTGGGAGGGCCGCGGTCCGCTTGGCGCGGTCGAGAGTGCACGTGGCGAGGCCGCCTGGCAGCCCATTGCCGCCTCCTCGGGCAAGACGCTCGATAATTGGCACGAGCCTCGTGCCGCCACGCTTGAGGATATCCGCGAGATCGTCGCTGCCTATGGTCAAGGCGCGAGGCGTGCCGACGAGGCCGGGTTCGACGTTCTCGACATTCACGCGGCCCACGGCTACCTCATTCACTCCTTCCTTTCGCCTGTGAACAACGATCGGACCGACGCCTACGGCGACTCCTTGGAAGGGCGAATGCGACTGGCGCTGGAGATCGCCGAGGAGTTGCGGCGCTTCTGGCCGAAGGACAAGCCGCTAATCTTCCGGATTTCCTGCGTCGACTGGCGGCCCGATCTCGACGAGCGTAAGGACGGATGGTCCCTTGAGGACTCTATCGTGCTCGCCAAGGCGTTGAAGGCGCGGGGCGTCGACATGATCGACTGCTCGTCAGGCGGCATTCGCTCCGCCAGCTCGGGCACGGATTTCCTGCTCAAGCGTCAGCCGCTTCGCAAGGGACATCAGACGCCTTACGCCGAACGGATTCGCCGTGAGGCGGATATTGCGACCATGGCGGTCGGCGTGATCGTCGATGGGCCGCAGGCGGAGGCGATCCTTCAGGCCCGCAAATCGGATCTCATCGCCATCGGGCGCGAAGCGCTCGTTGATCCCCATTGGGCTTTGAATGCCGCCCGTGCGCTCGGGATCGACGATCCCTGGTCGATGTGGCCGCCGTCCTACGGGTGGTGGCTGAAGATGCGCGAAGAGATCGGCATCGCTGACTGA